ACTAAATATTGCTGCTAACTACGGTGGCCGCTGGGACATTGTAAACGCTAGCCAACAACTTGCAGAGCAAGTTAAGAAAGGACGCTTAGATGCGCAAGACATTAGTGAAGAGCATATCTCGGCATTAATGGAAAGCGACACTGTGGGCGACGTGGATTTATTAATCCGCACCGGTGGCGATCACCGAATTAGTAACTTTTTGCTATGGCAAACCGCTTATGCAGAGCTTTACTTTAGTGATGTGTTGTGGCCAGATTTTGACGAAGATGCATTTGGCGAGGCCATTGCTGCATTTGTTAGCCGCGAGCGTCGCTTTGGTTGTACTGGGGAACAGGTACAAGCTTTGTTGATAGATAATCAGAAAAATGAGGATCATTTTGCTTAAGCAAAGAATCATAACGGCGCTGATATTAGCGCCTTTGGCCCTAGCTGCAATTTTCATGTTACCACTGTTTGGTTTAGCGGTGGTGTTTGCATTAGTGCTGGTGTTAGCAGCCAGAGAGTGGGCTAGAGTAGTGTCTGATCAAGGCTCAAGACGCTTGAGTTTTTTTGTTGTCTTTTCTTTGGTTTTTGGTTTGAGCTTGTGGCAACTCCCGTTAGATAGCCTCGCGCAATCAACTTGGTTTAGCGCCATGTTGGGCTTTGCTGTAGTAGCTTGGCTAAGCAGTTTATATTTACTTTCAAGTTACCCTCATTCGGCGATGTTTTGGCACAACAGCAGCGTCTTTAAGTTGCTAGTTGGGCTTGTAGTGCTACTGCCATTCTTTTGGTCTTTAGTCTTTTTGCGCTCTGTTGACCCTAGCAATCCAGCTGTTGGTGGTGCTTGGGTGCTTTATGTATTATTGCTAGTCTGGGCTGCAGATACAGGGGCTTATTTTGCGGGTAAGCGTTTTGGTAAACGCAAGTTGGCTAAAAATGTTAGCCCCAAAAAAACCATTGAAGGTTTGTTAGGTGGCTTGGCTGTTGCAGCTTTAGTAACGGTTGGCGCATTTATCTTCTTAGACATACCAGAAGGCAAAGAGTGGGTATTAGTGATTGCCAGTGGATTTACCGTTCTAGCCTCGGTAGTGGGTGATTTAGTTGAAAGCATGTTTAAGCGTCAAGCTGGAATAAAAGACAGCGGTAGTTTGCTTCCAGGCCATGGTGGCTTACTTGACCGGATCGACAGCATGACGGCAGCGATGCCAGTATTTGCTTTTTTCTTCCTTCATTGGATGTAGCCCTTGATGAGCAAGCAATTGGTTATTCTTGGCGCCACCGGGTCGATTGGTAGCAGTACCCTTAAAGTTATTCGCGAAAACCCACAGAGTTTTTCTTTATTTGGTGTGACGGGTGGTAAAAACCTAAGCGCTATGTTGGAAATTTGTCGAGAGTTTTCACCTCAATACGCGCTAATGGCCGACGAAGCTAGTAACCACAAACTGCGTGAAGCGATTAAAGCTGAGTCTCTTAAGGTAGAAGTGCCTAGCGGTGACAAGGCCATCGCTGAGTTGGTTAAAGCCTCTGAAGTTGAATTGGTGATGGCTTCTATTGTTGGCGCAGCGGGTTTGTTACCTACATTGGCTGCTGTAGAGGCTGGCAAAACCGTGTTGTTGGCTAATAAAGAAGCCTTGGTAATGAGTGGCGCTATCTTTATGGAAGCGGCCAAAAAAAGCGGTGCTCAAATTCTACCGGTCGATAGTGAGCATAATGCCATATTCCAATGTATGCCTGAACAAGTACAACAACAGCTTGGCTATTGTGATTTGTCTGATTCAGGCATAAGCAAAATTTTGCTTACCGGTTCTGGTGGGCCTTTCAGATATAATGAGTTGGCCAGCTTGTCTTCGGTAACCCCTGCACAAGCTTGCGCACATCCGAATTGGTCGATGGGGCAAAAGATCTCTGTAGACTCAGCCACCATGATGAACAAAGGTTTGGAGTACATAGAAGCTAAACGCTTATTTAATACTCAGCCTAATCAAATAGATGTAATCATTCATCCCCAGTCAATTATTCATTCTATGGTGCAGTATTGCGATGGTTCGGTGCTTGCACAAATGGGGCAACCTGATATGGCTACGCCGATCGCCCATGTGATGGCATACCCACAACGGCAAGTTTCTGGGGTTGAGGCTTTGGATTTCTTTAGCATCGGTGAACTGAGCTTCATGCCACCCGATTACGCTAAATATCCTTGTTTGAAACTGGCCATCGATGCTTGTTATGACAGCCAAACTGCGACTACTTGTTTAAATGCTGCTAACGAAGTTGCTGTGGAGGCTTTTTTGGCAGAACGAATAAAATTCACCCAGATTGCCGAAGTTGTCGCCACTTGTTTAGATAAACAAAGTTATATGGGCGCCGAAACTGAACTTTCAGTTTTACTAGAGGTCGACCAAAGGGCGCGAATGCATGCTGATGCAGCGGTTAAAAGGATCTGTGCATGAACGAAGTGATTTGGAACACCAGCTTTTTTATTATTGCCTTAGGCATCTTAGTAACGGTGCATGAATTTGGCCACTTTTGGGTTGCTCGTCGTTGTGGCGTTAAAGTCGAGCGTTTCTCAATCGGTTTTGGTAAAGCTCTTTGGCGTAAAACAGCCAAAGACGGTACAGAATATGTAGTGGCAATGATCCCACTCGGTGGCTACGTAAAAATGCTCGATGAACGAGTTGCTGAAGTGCCTGCCGAGCTTCGTTCTCAAGCTTTTAACAATAAAACATTGGCTCAGCGCAGTGCAGTTGTCGCGGCTGGTCCTATTGCGAACTTCTTGTTGGCTATATTGGCCTTCTGGCTAATGTTTGTTATTGGTGTTCCTTCAGTCAAACCGGTTCTTGGTGGTGTTGCACCGAACAGTATCGCAGAGCAAGCAGGGCTTAGAGCTGGTCACGAAATTATCATGATTGACGACCAACAAACGCTGGATTGGGAAAGCGTTAATTTAGCCTTGGTTAGCCAGCTTGGTAATGAGTCCATGGCGGTGGAAGTGCAAGATACCGAAACCCAACAAACTCAAATGGCTTATTTAGATATCCGTCAATGGCAGTTGGACAGTGAGCAGCAAAGCCCAATTATTAGTTTAGGCCTACAACCATTTAGCCCAAGCATCTCTATGAACGTTGCCAAAGTAGTTGATGGAAAACCGGCTGCAGAAGCTGGTTTGTTAGAGGGCGATAAGCTGGTAGCACTCGATGGCGTTAATCTCGCTTCTTGGCAAGATTTTGTTACTTATGTTCAAGCAAGGCCACATCAGCCAATTGTTGTAGATGTGGAGCGTTCTGGTCGCTCAGTACAGCTAACCATGACTCCTGAAGCGAGAGAATACCAAGGGAAAGAGAGCGGCTATGTAGGTTTGGCGCCTGAAGTATCCGAGTTCCCAGAAAAGTATAGAATTGATTTGCATTACGGCTTTTTTGATGCGTTTGGCAAATCTCTCGAACGAACTTGGCATTTAAGCAAATTGACCGTATCTATGATCGGTAAATTGGTGACAGGCGTGGTTTCATTAGATAACCTTAGCGGTCCAATATCTATCGCTAAAGGTGCTGGAGCTACTGCCGACTACGGCTTAGTGTATTTTTTAGGTTTTGTTGCCTTGGTGAGTATTAACTTAGGCATTATTAATTTGTTTCCCTTGCCAGTGCTAGATGGTGGCCATCTAGTGTTTTTTGCCATTGAAGGCATTACTGGTAAACCCGTGTCAGAGCGTGTGCAGGAAATTGGATTTAGGATTGGTGCAGTGTTAGTGATGGCTTTGATGAGTCTTGCTATTTTTAATGATTTTATGCGCTTATAACAATTAAATAGGACGTTCTTTTTTCTTATGTTCAAAAAGCAGTTGGTTGTTGGACTTTTACTAGCCTGCATCTCCGGAACGACTCTCGCCGCTGGAAATTCGGCGTTTACTGTTGCAGATATTCGGATAGAGGGATTACAACGGGTATCGTTGGGTGCCGCATTATTGCAAATTCCATTACGTATTGGCGATGAGGTGGATAGCTCTCAAGTTAGTGACAGTATTAAGCGTTTGTATCGCAGTGGCAACTTTGAGGACGTTCAAGTTTTCCGCGACGGCGATGCATTGGTATTCAAAGTTCTTGAAAGGCCTACCGTTAGCAATATCGAGTATTCTGGCAATAAAGATATCAAGACCGAACAACTCGAAGAGTCTTTGCGTTCATCGGGCATCAAAATAGGCGAGCCCTTAGATAAAACTAATCTTCGTAATATTGAAAAAAGTCTTGAAGACTTTTATTACAGCGTGGGTAAGTACAGTGCGCGGGTTAAAGCGATTGTTACCCCCTTGCCGCGCAATCGAGTTGATTTGAAGTTTAATTTCCAGGAAGGTTTATCAGCGGAAATTGAACAAATTAACATTATCGGTAACCAAAAGTTTTCTTCTGGTGAGCTCATTAAACGTATGACTCTCACCGATAGTGCACCTTGGTGGAATGTACTTGCCGACCAAAAGTATCAAAAGCAAAAGCTAGCCGGTGACTTAGAAACCATTAATAGCTTTTACTATGACCGTGGTTATATTCGCTTTAAAGTTGATTCTACTCAAGTTGCTTTAACGCCTGATAAGAAAGGCATTTACATCACCATTAATGTTGATGAAGGTGAGATCTACACGGTAGAGAAAGTTGAGTTAGCGGGTAACCTCCTAGATAAGAGCGCAGAGCTAAATGGCTTAGTGAGCATTAATCAAGGGGATACTTATAGCGGTGCTGAAGTCACTAAAACTGAAGAATTGTTGTCTAAATTCTTGGGTCGCTATGGTTACGCTTATCCTCAAGTTAATGTTTTTCCAGTAATTAATGATGAAGATAAAACAGTAGTTCTTAACATCAATATAGATCCTGGTAATCGAGTTTACGTTCGCCGAATCAACGTGAGCGGCAATACCATCACGAAAGACGAAGTACTGCGTCGTGAAATGCGTCAAATGGAGGGTACTTGGTTATCCAGCCGTTTAGTTGAGCAATCTAGAGCACGTTTAAGCCGTTTAGGCTTTTTTGAAACCGTTGATGTTGAAACAGTTAAAATTCCAGGTTCCGATGACCAAGTGGATGTGAATTTTGCTGTTAAAGAGCAACCTTCGGGGTCGTTTAATGCTGGTGTAGGCTTTGGTACCGAATCAGGCTTAAGCTTGTCAGCTGGTGTACAGCAAGACAACTTCTTGGGCACCGGTAACCGAGCAGGTATTAATGTAAGCACTAACAAATACTCTAAGAATTTCGATGTTAACTTTACTGACCCTTATTTTACAAAAGACGGGGTGAGTTTTGGTGGCCGTTT
The Agarivorans aestuarii DNA segment above includes these coding regions:
- the bamA gene encoding outer membrane protein assembly factor BamA: MFKKQLVVGLLLACISGTTLAAGNSAFTVADIRIEGLQRVSLGAALLQIPLRIGDEVDSSQVSDSIKRLYRSGNFEDVQVFRDGDALVFKVLERPTVSNIEYSGNKDIKTEQLEESLRSSGIKIGEPLDKTNLRNIEKSLEDFYYSVGKYSARVKAIVTPLPRNRVDLKFNFQEGLSAEIEQINIIGNQKFSSGELIKRMTLTDSAPWWNVLADQKYQKQKLAGDLETINSFYYDRGYIRFKVDSTQVALTPDKKGIYITINVDEGEIYTVEKVELAGNLLDKSAELNGLVSINQGDTYSGAEVTKTEELLSKFLGRYGYAYPQVNVFPVINDEDKTVVLNINIDPGNRVYVRRINVSGNTITKDEVLRREMRQMEGTWLSSRLVEQSRARLSRLGFFETVDVETVKIPGSDDQVDVNFAVKEQPSGSFNAGVGFGTESGLSLSAGVQQDNFLGTGNRAGINVSTNKYSKNFDVNFTDPYFTKDGVSFGGRFYYTDFEASKADIVDYNNETIGLRGTLGFPVNEYNRLSASLGLEQNKISQLNAYAQIQQFWDIYSPHRNDDGSLTFGSLDTTLGWSRNTLNNGSMPTAGSSQKFDTKITIPGSDVQYFKMSFDTRHFFPITTNHDWAFAVRGKVGYGNGYGQIEGNDQILPFFENFYAGGYSTLRGFRSNTVGPRALYLVDNNGSSYVTASDDSVGGNALAVGSAELIFPTPFLDEAYIRQVRTTAFLDFGTVWDTEFDYERYSQMQCIRYCDRFGDYSSPDRIRASVGVSIQWFSPMGPLVFSFAKPIKSYEGDRSEAFSFNIGQTF
- the rseP gene encoding sigma E protease regulator RseP, which encodes MNEVIWNTSFFIIALGILVTVHEFGHFWVARRCGVKVERFSIGFGKALWRKTAKDGTEYVVAMIPLGGYVKMLDERVAEVPAELRSQAFNNKTLAQRSAVVAAGPIANFLLAILAFWLMFVIGVPSVKPVLGGVAPNSIAEQAGLRAGHEIIMIDDQQTLDWESVNLALVSQLGNESMAVEVQDTETQQTQMAYLDIRQWQLDSEQQSPIISLGLQPFSPSISMNVAKVVDGKPAAEAGLLEGDKLVALDGVNLASWQDFVTYVQARPHQPIVVDVERSGRSVQLTMTPEAREYQGKESGYVGLAPEVSEFPEKYRIDLHYGFFDAFGKSLERTWHLSKLTVSMIGKLVTGVVSLDNLSGPISIAKGAGATADYGLVYFLGFVALVSINLGIINLFPLPVLDGGHLVFFAIEGITGKPVSERVQEIGFRIGAVLVMALMSLAIFNDFMRL
- the ispC gene encoding 1-deoxy-D-xylulose-5-phosphate reductoisomerase, with product MSKQLVILGATGSIGSSTLKVIRENPQSFSLFGVTGGKNLSAMLEICREFSPQYALMADEASNHKLREAIKAESLKVEVPSGDKAIAELVKASEVELVMASIVGAAGLLPTLAAVEAGKTVLLANKEALVMSGAIFMEAAKKSGAQILPVDSEHNAIFQCMPEQVQQQLGYCDLSDSGISKILLTGSGGPFRYNELASLSSVTPAQACAHPNWSMGQKISVDSATMMNKGLEYIEAKRLFNTQPNQIDVIIHPQSIIHSMVQYCDGSVLAQMGQPDMATPIAHVMAYPQRQVSGVEALDFFSIGELSFMPPDYAKYPCLKLAIDACYDSQTATTCLNAANEVAVEAFLAERIKFTQIAEVVATCLDKQSYMGAETELSVLLEVDQRARMHADAAVKRICA
- a CDS encoding phosphatidate cytidylyltransferase; the protein is MLKQRIITALILAPLALAAIFMLPLFGLAVVFALVLVLAAREWARVVSDQGSRRLSFFVVFSLVFGLSLWQLPLDSLAQSTWFSAMLGFAVVAWLSSLYLLSSYPHSAMFWHNSSVFKLLVGLVVLLPFFWSLVFLRSVDPSNPAVGGAWVLYVLLLVWAADTGAYFAGKRFGKRKLAKNVSPKKTIEGLLGGLAVAALVTVGAFIFLDIPEGKEWVLVIASGFTVLASVVGDLVESMFKRQAGIKDSGSLLPGHGGLLDRIDSMTAAMPVFAFFFLHWM